One segment of Tetrapisispora phaffii CBS 4417 chromosome 1, complete genome DNA contains the following:
- the RPO21 gene encoding DNA-directed RNA polymerase II subunit RPB1 (similar to Saccharomyces cerevisiae RPO21 (YDL140C); ancestral locus Anc_7.314), producing MVGQQYSSAPLRTVKEVQFGLFSPEEVRSISVAKIKFPETMDETQTRAKIGGLNDPRLGSIDRNLKCQTCQEGMNECPGHFGHIDLAKPVFHIGFISKIKKVCECICMHCGKLLLDENNEQMRQVMSIKDSKKRFNAIWTLCKTKTVCETDVPSEDDPTQLISRGGCGNAQPTIRKDGLKLVGSWKKDKATNDGDEPEQRVLNTEEILNIFKHISVHDSNTLGFNEQFARPDWMILTVLPVPPPPVRPSISFNESQRGEDDLTFKLADILKANISLETLEHNGAPHHAIEEAESLLQFHIATYMDNDIAGQPQALQKSGRPVKSIRARLKGKEGRIRGNLMGKRVDFSARTVISGDPNLELDQVGVPKSIAKTLTYPEVVTPYNIDRLTQLVRNGPNEHPGAKYVIRDNGDRIDLRYSKRAGDIQLQYGWKVERHIMDNDPVLFNRQPSLHKMSMMAHRVKVMPYSTFRLNLSVTSPYNADFDGDEMNLHVPQSEETRAELSQLCSVPLQIVSPQSNKPCMGIVQDTLCGIRKLTLRDCFIELDQLLNMLYWVPDWDGIIPTPAIIKPVPLWSGKQILSIAIPKGIHLQRFDEGTTMLSPKDNGMLIIDGQIIFGVVDKKTVGSSNGGLIHVVTREKGPQICAKMFGNIQKVVNFWFLHNGFSTGIGDTIADGGTMKEITETIADAKRKVEEVTKEAQANLLTAKHGMTLRESFEDNVVRFLNEARDKAGRLAEVNLNDLNNVKQMVSAGSKGSFINIAQMSACVGQQSVEGKRIAFGFVDRTLPHFSKDDYSPESKGFVENSYLRGLTPQEFFFHAMGGREGLIDTAVKTAETGYIQRRLVKALEDIMVHYDSTTRNSLGNVIQFVYGEDGIDAGHIEKQSIDTIGGSDAAFEKRYRIDLMSPNHALDPSLLESGLEITGDVKLQSILDTEYKQLVDDRRFLRNVFIDGEPNWHLPVNIRRIIQNAQQTFRIDHTKPSDLTINEVIRDVARLQENLLVLRGKGKIIEEAQNDAITLFCCLVRSRLAVRRVLQEYRLTKQAFQWVLNNIESQFLRSIVHPGEMVGVLAAQSIGEPATQMTLNTFHFAGVASKKVTSGVPRLKEILNVAKNMKTPSSTVYLDPEYATDQEKAKIIRSAIEHTTLKSVTVASEIYYDPDPTTTVIAEDEEIIQLHYSLMDSETEKNIDNQSPWLLRLELDRAAMNDKDLTMVQVGEKIKETFRNDLSVIWSEDNADKLIIRCRVVRPKSLDAETEAEEDHMLKKIENTMLESITLRGVEDIERVVMMKYDRKMPSETGEYQKVPEWVLETDGVNLMEVMTVPGVDGSRIYTNSFIDITEVLGIEAGRAALYREVYNVIASDGSYVNYRHMALLVDVMTTQGGLTSVTRHGFNRSNTGALMRCSFEETVEILFEAGASAELDDCRGVSENVILGQMAPIGTGAFDVMIDEESLVKYMPEQKVTEIEEGQEGGATPYSSESGLINADIDIKDDLMFSPLVDSGLSDSMNGGFTAYGGADYGGATSPFSAYRESPSSPGFGGVSSPGFSPTSPGYSPTSPSYSPTSPSYSPTSPSYSPTSPSYSPTSPSYSPTSPSYSPTSPSYSPTSPSYSPTSPSYSPTSPSYSPTSPSYSPTSPSYSPTSPSYSPTSPSYSPTSPSYSPTSPSYSPTSPSYSPTSPSYSPTSPSYSPTSPSYSPTSPSYNPGNPSYSPSSPKKDEEEKEDN from the coding sequence ATGGTAGGTCAACAATATTCAAGTGCTCCTTTACGTACAGTTAAAGAAGTCCAATTCGGTCTTTTTTCACCAGAAGAAGTTCGTTCCATTAGTGTAGCTAAGATCAAATTTCCAGAAACTATGGATGAAACACAGACAAGAGCTAAAATTGGTGGTTTGAATGACCCAAGATTAGGTTCTATTGATCGTAATCTTAAGTGTCAAACATGTCAAGAAGGTATGAATGAATGTCCCGGTCATTTTGGTCATATCGATTTAGCAAAGCCTGTGTTCCACATTGGTTTCatttctaaaattaaaaaagttTGTGAATGTATCTGTATGCACTGTGGTAAACTACTGCTGGACGAAAATAATGAGCAAATGAGACAAGTTATGAGTATTAAAGATTCAAAAAAGAGATTCAATGCTATTTGGACTCTTTGTAAAACAAAAACTGTCTGTGAAACTGATGTTCCATCTGAGGACGATCCAACCCAATTAATTTCTAGAGGTGGTTGTGGTAACGCTCAACCTACTATCAGAAAAGATGGTTTAAAGTTGGTTGGTAGTTGGAAGAAGGATAAAGCCACCAATGATGGTGATGAACCAGAACAGAGAGTTTTAAATACAGAAGAGATtctaaatatctttaaacATATCTCAGTCCATGATTCAAATACTTTGGGTTTCAATGAACAATTTGCCCGTCCTGATTGGATGATTTTAACCGTTTTACCTGTCCCACCACCACCAGTTCGTCCTtccatttcttttaatgaatCTCAAAGAGGTGAAGATGATTtaacatttaaattagCAGATATCTTGAAAGCAAATATTAGTTTAGAAACTTTAGAGCATAATGGTGCCCCTCATCATGCTATCGAAGAAGCAGAAAGtttattacaatttcaCATTGCTACATATATGGATAACGATATTGCAGGTCAACCTCAAGCTTTACAAAAATCTGGTCGTCCAGTTAAATCTATCCGTGCGCGTTTAAAGGGTAAGGAAGGTCGTATTAGAGGTAACTTAATGGGTAAGCGTGTTGATTTTTCTGCAAGAACTGTTATTTCCGGTGACCCTAACTTAGAATTAGATCAAGTTGGTGTTCCAAAATCTATTGCTAAAACCTTAACATATCCCGAGGTTGTTACACCATATAATATCGACCGTTTGACACAATTAGTACGTAACGGCCCTAACGAACATCCTGGTGCCAAGTATGTTATCCGTGACAATGGTGACCGTATTGATTTAAGATATAGTAAACGTGCTGGTGACATTCAGCTACAGTATGGTTGGAAGGTTGAACGTCATATTATGGATAACGATCCTGTTCTGTTCAATCGTCAACCATCTTTACATAAAATGTCTATGATGGCTCACAGGGTCAAAGTTATGCCATATTCTACTTTTAGGTTAAATTTATCTGTCACTTCGCCTTATAATGCAGATTTCGATGGTGATGAAATGAATTTACATGTTCCTCAATCTGAGGAGACAAGAGCAGAGTTATCACAATTATGTTCTGTTCCTTTACAAattgtttctccacaatCGAATAAACCATGTATGGGTATCGTCCAAGATACTTTATGTGGTATTAGAAAATTGACTTTAAGAGattgttttattgaattagaCCAATTATTAAACATGTTATATTGGGTTCCGGACTGGGATGGTATTATTCCAACCCCAGCTATCATAAAACCAGTACCTTTATGGTCTGGTAAACAAATCTTGTCTATTGCCATTCCAAAAGGTATTCATTTACAAAGATTTGATGAAGGTACAACTATGTTATCACCAAAAGATAATGGTATGTTAATTATTGATGGTCAAATAATCTTCGGTGTGGTAGACAAAAAAACAGTCGGATCTTCTAACGGTGGTTTAATCCATGTTGTTACAAGAGAAAAGGGTCCTCAAATCTGTGCCAAAATGTTTggtaatattcaaaaagtAGTCAACTTCTGGTTCTTACATAACGGTTTCTCCACCGGTATCGGTGATACAATTGCCGACGGTGGAACTATGAAAGAGATTACTGAAACTATTGCTGATGCTAAGAGAAAAGTGGAAGAAGTCACCAAAGAAGCCCAAGCAAACTTATTAACAGCAAAGCATGGTATGACGTTACGTGAATCCTTTGAAGATAATGTTGTTCGTTTCTTAAATGAAGCGAGAGATAAAGCTGGTCGTTTAGCTGAagttaatttaaatgaCTTAAATAATGTCAAACAAATGGTAAGTGCTGGTTCAAAAGGttctttcattaatattgCACAAATGTCCGCTTGTGTTGGACAACAATCTGTTGAAGGTAAACGTATTGCATTTGGGTTCGTTGATCGTACCTTGCCTCATTTTTCTAAAGATGATTATTCTCCAGAATCTAAGGGTTTTGTAGAAAATTCTTATTTAAGAGGTTTAACTCCACAAGAATTTTTCTTCCATGCTATGGGTGGTCGTGAAGGTTTAATCGATACTGCTGTTAAAACTGCAGAGACTGGTTATATTCAACGTCGTTTAGTGAAGGCTCTAGAGGATATTATGGTTCATTATGATAGCACCACTAGAAATTCTCTTGGTAATGTAATTCAATTTGTTTATGGTGAGGATGGTATTGATGCTGGTCATATCGAAAAGCAATCTATAGATACAATCGGTGGTTCGGATGCAGCATTCGAGAAGAGATATAGAATCGATTTAATGAGTCCTAATCACGCTCTAGATCCGTCCTTACTGGAATCTGGTCTAGAAATAACTGGCGATGTTAAACTACAATCCATTTTGGATACAGAGTACAAACAATTAGTTGACGATCGTCGTTTCTTAAGAAATGTGTTCATCGATGGTGAGCCAAACTGGCACTTACCAGTTAATATAAGGCGTATCATCCAAAATGCTCAACAGACTTTCAGAATCGATCATACAAAACCTTCTGATTTAACTATCAATGAAGTAATTCGTGATGTTGCACGCTTGcaagaaaatttattggTTTTAAGAGGTAAaggaaaaataatagaagaAGCACAAAATGATGCTATTACATTATTCTGCTGCTTAGTTCGTTCACGTTTAGCAGTACGTAGAGTGTTACAAGAATATAGACTAACAAAACAAGCCTTCCAATGggttttaaataatatcgAATCTCAATTCCTACGTTCAATTGTTCACCCAGGTGAAATGGTCGGTGTCTTAGCGGCGCAATCTATTGGTGAACCTGCCACACAAATGACATTAAACACTTTCCATTTTGCTGGTGTGGCATCAAAGAAAGTCACTTCAGGTGTTCCTCGTTTAAAGGAAATTCTAAATGTTGccaaaaatatgaaaacaCCATCATCTACTGTTTACTTAGATCCAGAGTATGCTACTGACCAAGAAAAGGCTAAGATTATTAGATCAGCTATCGAACATACAACATTAAAGAGTGTTACTGTTGCTTCtgaaatttattatgaTCCTGATCCTACCACCACGGTCATTGCcgaagatgaagaaattattcaattacaTTACTCTTTAATGGATTCAGAAACGGAAAAGAATATCGATAACCAATCGCCGTGGTTGTTACGTCTAGAACTAGATCGTGCTGCTATGAACGATAAAGATTTAACTATGGTACAAGTTGGTGAAAAGATCAAAGAAACATTTAGAAATGATTTATCTGTCATCTGGTCCGAAGATAATGCTGATAAGTTAATCATTCGTTGTCGTGTTGTTCGTCCAAAGTCATTAGATGCCGAGACCGAAGCAGAAGAAGATCATATGTTAAAGAAGATTGAAAATACCATGTTAGAAAGTATTACTTTACGTGGTGTGGAAGATATTGAGCGTGTGGTTATGATGAAATATGATAGAAAGATGCCAAGTGAAACTGGTGAATACCAGAAGGTTCCAGAATGGGTTCTAGAAACCGATGGTGTTAATTTAATGGAAGTTATGACAGTTCCAGGTGTGGATGGTTCAAGAATATATACAAACTCTTTCATTGACATTACTGAAGTTTTGGGTATTGAAGCTGGTCGTGCTGCATTATACAGAGAAGTCTATAACGTCATCGCATCCGATGGTTCTTATGTTAATTATCGTCATATGGCTTTGTTAGTTGATGTAATGACCACCCAAGGTGGTTTAACATCAGTCACTCGTCATGGTTTCAATAGATCTAACACGGGCGCTTTAATGAGATGTTCTTTTGAAGAAACCGTggaaattttatttgaagcCGGTGCTTCTGCAGAATTAGATGACTGTCGTGGTGTGTCtgaaaatgttattttGGGTCAAATGGCTCCAATTGGTACGGGTGCATTTGATGTCATGATTGATGAGGAATCACTAGTTAAGTACATGCCAGAACAAAAAGTTACTGAAATTGAGGAAGGTCAAGAAGGTGGTGCTACTCCATACTCGAGCGAATCTGGTTTAATTAACGCCGACATTGACATCAAGGACGACTTAATGTTCTCACCGTTAGTTGACTCCGGTTTATCCGATTCTATGAACGGAGGCTTTACAGCATATGGAGGTGCTGATTATGGTGGAGCTACTTCACCATTCAGTGCCTACAGAGAATCCCCATCTTCCCCTGGTTTTGGTGGTGTATCTTCTCCAGGATTTTCTCCAACTTCACCTGGTTACTCACCAACTTCGCCAAGTTATTCCCCAACTTCGCCAAGTTACTCCCCAACTTCTCCATCATATTCTCCAACGTCACCAAGTTACTCCCCAACTTCTCCATCATATTCTCCAACTTCGCCAAGTTACTCTCCAACTTCACCAAGTTATTCCCCAACTTCACCAAGTTACTCTCCAACTTCGCCAAGTTACTCTCCAACTTCACCAAGTTACTCTCCAACTTCACCAAGTTACTCTCCAACATCACCATCATATTCTCCAACTTCGCCAAGTTACTCTCCAACTTCACCAAGTTATTCCCCAACTTCACCAAGTTACTCTCCAACTTCACCAAGTTACTCTCCAACTTCACCATCATATTCTCCAACTTCGCCAAGTTACTCCCCAACATCACCATCATATTCTCCAACTTCGCCAAGTTACTCCCCAACATCACCAAGCTATAATCCTGGTAATCCTTCTTACTCTCCAAGCTCTCCAAAGAaggatgaagaagaaaaagaagataattAA
- the SCM3 gene encoding Scm3p (similar to Saccharomyces cerevisiae SCM3 (YDL139C); ancestral locus Anc_7.312): MATGIFLLYNMSTKHVTKQKRKGSNIKKLHSVLKNLLNDNKNGIGRKVTSNDDGTVVQNDVIYIKSKENHLIPKLTDAEVLLKHKVADENMKKTWLDIISKYENPENQNSDVIDLKTGEIVEDNGHLRTLLNNRDKTGTPLGKLDDLWKESGFEDGKDTGNKGNTELSSHLDKSIIDDSNEEAEEQEEEVEEADDDVHTSQIYSKFTRDT, from the coding sequence ATGGCAACtggtatatttttattatacaaTATGTCAACGAAACACGTTACGAAACAAAAGAGGAAAGGTTCCAATATTAAGAAATTGCACAGTGTGTTGAAGAATTTGCTTAACGATAACAAGAATGGAATCGGAAGGAAAGTGACATCGAATGACGATGGAACTGTAGTACAGAATGATGTTATCTATATAAAATCAAAGGAAAACCATCTGATACCCAAATTGACAGATGCAGAAGTTTTGTTAAAACATAAGGTGGCGGATGAAAACATGAAGAAAACATGGTTAGATATCATATCAAAATACGAGAATCCAGAGAATCAGAATAGTGATGTGATAGATCTGAAAACTGGTGAAATCGTAGAGGATAATGGCCATCTACGAACATTGTTGAATAACCGGGATAAAACAGGTACACCGTTAGGAAAATTAGATGACCTTTGGAAAGAATCCGGATTTGAAGACGGCAAAGACACAGGAAACAAAGGAAATACCGAATTAAGTTCACATTTagataaatcaattatcGATGATTCAAACGAGGAAGCAGAGGAGCAAGAGGAAGAGGTTGAAGAAGCTGATGATGACGTTCACACAAGCCAAATATACAGTAAGTTCACCAGAGACACCTGA
- the COA4 gene encoding Coa4p (similar to Saccharomyces cerevisiae YLR218C; ancestral locus Anc_7.311) — protein MEGAIEQDKIVMTGKENSKYYKEALEVYKEEQKEKAQSAGQDDQDEEEEWDERIEKSGCFVENMALQLCHADTGDWRQCLGEMQSFKDCWNKNGNNERVNTVDV, from the coding sequence ATGGAAGGCGCAATTGAACAGGACAAGATCGTAATGACAGGCAAGGAAAACTCGAAATATTACAAGGAAGCTTTAGAAgtatataaagaagaacaGAAAGAGAAAGCGCAGAGTGCTGGCCAAGACGATCAAGACGAGGAAGAAGAATGGGATGAGAGAATTGAGAAATCCGGTTGTTTTGTGGAAAATATGGCCTTACAGCTTTGTCATGCTGATACTGGGGATTGGAGACAATGTTTAGGCGAAATGCAATCTTTTAAGGATTGTTGGAACAAAAATGGCAATAATGAAAGGGTTAACACGGTTGATGTATAG
- the SEC31 gene encoding Sec31p (similar to Saccharomyces cerevisiae SEC31 (YDL195W); ancestral locus Anc_7.310), translating to MVQVIEYPVTATFAWSKHKLPYLVSGTYSNAIDPNFSSESKLELWSINQINNKEPIFSLNSDSKFNDLDWSGDNVTIAGALDNGSIEIFKFNQENDSIQSNELIKNNRHTGPIRSITFNPRQDNLLLSGGEGIINSSNSAKTLPTINNIQNTTSEIFIYDLNDVDNPETLPMSPNMTMNRFETISSLAWNKSLSHVFSAAGNTSAVSIFDLKAKKEVINLNYINPTTGMKEIFSVVEWHPKNSTRIATATSNNISNPLNATANAGDSIYIWDLRNSNAPLQILSPQQFENNTIVGHTDGIQSLDWCAQDETFLLSSGRDNSIMLWNPDSGLPLTKYPKRNNWCFKSKFAPNFPEIFASASLDGKIEVQTLQNIPTISDEEENNSKQQESETDFWNNVSTEKVVEKATVFNFQAPSWYNNIIEPAATWSFGGKLVSISKDGKSININKPNLPGYFQDNKNLEEALQNKDFSSIINQRLIKPINESNEEDWNFIEKLNLDGKDDYLNEAFAFEDAEEESTELKNNDENDDFFVNLENSFEPTGKFALKEASDQVICRNLITGDIKKAVARSLEKDYLMEALVIALSSDDESLKTNVKNAYFARHGGKTPLSRFLFSISSSNSADLVDNLKLSQWKYAVKSVYRFYSNKIEERNQLLKRLGDRLLESGNRQDALTLYLAADSIDDVAAIWLKEFSSNESKIKEVKGSYYEAHTECLTEFVERFSALSKFVGSDSQISNEDLISKFLEFVALSTAAGNFDLAYKFLETLPGDNEQVNTEKQRVLSASGKSQAKQQAQTKSTRYGNLSSSIPSTDSLKKMPPFAPTAAPIQQTFGAPIQQNYGLPASVSPIPQLPNTIGTPPTSKSPQPVVGSRYAPQAPVAPTIGATNAVYPQIAVPQPTNTFQVPANPYSTVKPTQPVFAHLNNSGSSGNLASNPIANGPASLPPPPINMRSGQIPHLTKEANDGWNDLPLKSKDKPSRAKAVAVAPVAPAAASTAQQTTPISLNTIRPPPMISRSSSMMGSNMAQGKSKVPVANQKIPSNPYAPSNNVVSSPAISPPPHPAPAHNPYAPPVALTPNDAKLGYNPYIVPTNAAQTTSTPPLAAKAPIGPPPVNSRKKGPSGNEIVGMNTPTTTNVGVPTSSMTAPAPVPAQSPVPAVKSTTLPPDQQDVIIFFQQELERVTPLIPKEYGKQLKDCTKRLKILFEHLQNQDLLTQPTVDKLKQIIELMKTQSYDEATQISVAIATEHAHEGGNWLTGVKRLINIVKATS from the coding sequence ATGGTGCAAGTTATTGAATATCCCGTAACTGCTACTTTTGCATGGTCAAAACATAAGTTACCTTATTTGGTTTCTGGTACTTACTCAAATGCAATAGATCCCAATTTTTCTTCCGAATCGAAATTAGAGTTATGGTCAATTAatcaaatcaataataagGAACCAATCTTTTCTTTGAATAGTGattctaaatttaatgatttagaTTGGTCTGGTGACAATGTCACTATTGCTGGTGCTTTGGATAATGGTAgtattgaaatttttaaattcaatcaaGAAAATGATTCAATTCAATCAAACGAgttaatcaaaaataataggCACACAGGTCCCATCAGAAGTATCACTTTTAATCCAAGACAAGATAATTTATTGCTATCTGGTGGTGAAGGAATTATCAACAGCTCTAATTCTGCAAAAACTTTGCCGactattaataatatacaaAATACAACTAGTGAAATTTTCATATatgatttaaatgatgTTGATAATCCAGAAACTTTACCGATGTCTCCTAACATGACAATGAACAGATTCGAGACCATTTCATCATTAGCATGGAATAAATCATTGTCCCACGTGTTTTCAGCTGCTGGCAATACATCTGCCGTGTCAATCTTTGACTTGAAGGCTAAAAAAGAAGTCatcaatttgaattatattaacCCAACAACAGGAATGAAGGAAATCTTCTCCGTCGTTGAATGGCATCCAAAGAATTCGACAAGAATTGCTACCGCTACTTCAAACAATATATCGAATCCTCTAAATGCCACGGCAAATGCAGGCGATTCCATCTACATTTGGGATTTAAGGAATTCAAATGCTCCTTTACAAATCTTATCTCCGCAACagtttgaaaataatacaattgtTGGCCATACTGATGGTATTCAATCTTTGGACTGGTGTGCTCAAGATGAAACTTTCTTATTGTCAAGTGGTCGTGATAATTCGATCATGCTATGGAACCCAGATTCAGGTTTGCCATTGACAAAATATCCAAAGAGAAATAATTGGTGTTTCAAGAGTAAATTCGCTCCAAATTTTCCAGAAATTTTTGCTTCTGCTTCATTAGATGGTAAAATTGAAGTCCAaactttacaaaatatCCCAACTATTTCggatgaagaagaaaataactCGAAACAACAAGAATCTGAAACTGATTTCTGGAACAACGTTTCCACTGAAAAAGTAGTTGAAAAGGCCACTGTGTTTAACTTTCAGGCCCCATCATGgtacaataatattatagaaCCAGCTGCTACATGGTCTTTCGGTGGTAAATTAGTCTCTATTAGTAAAGATGGTAAGAgtatcaatatcaataaacCAAATTTACCCGGTTATTTCCAAGATAATAAGAACTTAGAAGAAgctttacaaaataaagatTTCTCTTCAATCATCAATCAAAGATTAATTAAACCAATCAATGAGtcaaatgaagaagattGGAATTTCATCGAAAAATTAAACTTGGATGGTAAGGACGACTACTTGAATGAAGCGTTCGCTTTCGAAGATGCAGAAGAAGAATCTACCGAACTTAagaataatgatgaaaatgatgatttcTTCGTCAATTTAGAAAACTCTTTTGAACCAACTGGAAAGTTTGCCTTAAAAGAAGCTTCTGATCAAGTTATTTGTAGAAATTTAATTACTGGTGACATTAAAAAAGCTGTCGCTCGTTCTTTGGAAAAAGATTACTTAATGGAAGCTTTAGTTATTGCATTAAGCTCTGATGACGAATCATTGAAGACAAATGTGAAAAATGCCTATTTTGCAAGACATGGTGGCAAAACACCTCTATCtagatttttattttctatatcATCTAGCAATTCTGCTGATTTGGTCGACAATCTAAAGTTGTCCCAATGGAAATATGCTGTCAAATCTGTCTACAGATTTTACTCTAATAAGATTGAGGAAAgaaatcaattattaaagagATTAGGTGACAGGTTATTAGAAAGTGGTAACAGACAAGATGCTTTGACTTTATACTTAGCTGCTGACTCTATTGATGATGTAGCTGCTATTTGGTTGAAAGAATTCTCTAGCAATGAGTCAAAGATTAAAGAAGTTAAGGGCTCGTATTACGAAGCTCACACAGAATGTCTAACTGAATTTGTAGAAAGATTCAGTGctctttcaaaatttgttgGTAGTGATTCTCAAATCAGTAATGAAGATTTGATCAGtaaatttttagaatttGTTGCCTTGTCAACTGCCGCTGGTAACTTTGATTTAGCTTACAAATTTTTGGAAACCTTGCCTGGTGATAATGAACAAGTTAACACTGAGAAGCAACGTGTTTTATCTGCTTCCGGTAAATCACAAGCTAAACAACAAGCTCAAACTAAATCAACTAGATATGGTAACTTGTCAAGTTCCATTCCTTCTACAGATAGCTTGAAAAAGATGCCACCATTTGCTCCAACTGCTGCGCCAATTCAACAAACTTTTGGTGCGCCAATTCAGCAAAATTATGGATTACCAGCCAGTGTATCACCAATTCCACAACTTCCAAACACAATAGGAACTCCACCTACTTCGAAGAGCCCACAACCTGTTGTCGGTTCCAGATATGCTCCCCAAGCGCCAGTCGCTCCTACTATTGGAGCAACTAATGCTGTTTATCCACAAATCGCAGTGCCTCAACCAACTAATACTTTTCAGGTTCCAGCTAATCCATACTCTACTGTTAAGCCAACTCAGCCAGTGTTTGCTCATCTTAATAATTCAGGATCTTCCGGCAACTTAGCTTCAAATCCAATAGCAAATGGTCCTGCCTCTCTGCCACCACCTCCAATCAACATGAGATCTGGTCAAATACCACACCTAACTAAAGAAGCAAACGATGGATGGAATGATCTGCCATTGAAGTCTAAAGATAAGCCATCTAGAGCTAAagctgttgctgttgctcCTGTTGCTCCAGCTGCAGCTTCCACAGCTCAGCAAACTACACCAATTAGCTTGAATACTATTCGTCCACCACCAATGATTTCTAGATCTTCTTCAATGATGGGTTCAAATATGGCTCAAGGTAAATCTAAGGTACCTGTAGCTAATCAAAAAATACCTTCCAATCCATATGCACCATCTAATAACGTAGTTTCATCACCAGCAATATCTCCACCACCACATCCAGCACCTGCTCATAACCCATATGCTCCTCCTGTTGCATTAACTCCAAATGATGCTAAACTTGGATATAATCCATACATAGTACCAACTAATGCGGCCCAAACTACATCCACCCCGCCATTAGCTGCCAAAGCTCCAATTGGCCCTCCTCCTGTCAATTCTAGAAAGAAGGGACCAAGCGGTAATGAAATAGTTGGTATGAATACACCAACTACTACGAATGTTGGTGTTCCAACATCCTCTATGACTGCCCCTGCACCAGTTCCGGCTCAATCTCCTGTTCCAGCAGTTAAATCTACTACACTTCCACCGGATCAACAGGAtgtcattatatttttccaACAGGAATTAGAGCGTGTTACTCCATTGATACCAAAGGAATATGGAAAACAATTGAAGGATTGTACAAAGAgattaaagattttatttgaacATTTACAAAATCAAGATTTATTAACTCAACCAACAGTTgataaattgaaacaaataatagaaCTAATGAAAACTCAAAGTTACGATGAAGCCACTCAAATCTCCGTTGCTATTGCTACTGAGCATGCACACGAAGGTGGTAACTGGTTGACAGGTGTTAAAAGATTAATTAACATTGTAAAGGCGACATCCTAG